The Rhododendron vialii isolate Sample 1 chromosome 1a, ASM3025357v1 region caaaacaacaaacaaagacCCCATTAGGAACGAAAATTTCCTGGAGCAACAAATAAAACAGGTTTGGATCTGCAAAAGCTTAAAAGGGATTGTGTCCTGTGAATCTATTTAGTTCATTGAAACCTCTGTTAGGGCCAAAAAGGTGAATACCAAATGAAATCACTATGATTGCCATTTATGCAAGTATATCCAGCCAAATTGCAGGGAATAAGTTTTGATTAGTTGGTATTTGTGTAATGCCATATTTACCAGAACACAATGGAGAGGAATTAAACTAAAGCAAATCTCTTTTCATATTTATCTTTGTGTCACTAAATGAAAACTAAACATGAATAGGGGCATCACATGTGAAAAATGCAAACAACTCACTACTCATATGGGAAAGAAGATAAAATTTTCTTCTATGAATAATAGCAGCCAGCTGTGCAAATTTCTGAAAGCAGACAATGTGAGGAGTCCAAACGAACATGAAATATAACAATTGACCAAGTGGAAGCAAATGCATTTACATAATTCAAAACGAAAATTCATCATTTTAAAATGGCACGAAGCATCTAATCATGCGAAACTACAGCGTTGAGAGTCAATCTTGCAAAAAAGAATATGCACCATACTATCTATATTCTCAACATAATTAGAGTGCCAAACATGTGGAGCAATCGGGCATAATAGAGAAACAGTTCTAATTGTTGTTGCTCCTGCATTCTGAAAAGTTTTAGCTTTGAAAATCTGAactcaaaagagagagaagaggtgtgagagaaatgttggagttcaaagacaaacaaataaaatttacacaactaaaaataaacagaaattATGCGAAATGGGAAATAGAACTTACTGTTAGCAAAACATTAAATAGGAAAAGATCATTAACCTCAATGTGTCATATACAACTGTAAAAATACATTGTCAATTTCTTCAACTTGCAAGTTTAACAGGTCcaaattgggaaaaaagaaaataaaagaagatgGCCGGCTAACTCCTCCGACTAATTTTAGCCTCAACTACTGTTAGGTTCTCTAAACTTGAAGTAAAATTTGCTTcgacatattttttttggtcaaacgtaAATTATGCTTCGACAttgaatgtatattaaatgaACTATTAGAAAATAAACAGAACAAAACTGAAATGTTCAAAACTAATGGCATAATATCGTTTGATTCAACATTCCTCTAATCTCCGGCCTTAACTGACCATTcttgagtttaaaaaaatgcCTCCAACCCAGGACTAATGTCCTTCACAATAACGATAAGTTTACAAGAGTAGCCATGGACTCACATACTTAAACTTCTAAGCAAGTCCAATTCCATATTACCCACTATTTTCAGCAAAGATGTAAACCCTTGGAATATCCGGAGAAGTATGTAAAAATCAAGGAATAAGTTCACAATGGACATGCCTCAACAAATTAGGTATGAAATGATAGATAAATAAATGAGTAAATACAATTGAATGAAACAAAGTAATGAAACCAGTGGCGCATTTATGTCAATCAAGGGCGAAACTTATTTCTGGTGCCAAcaacaaaccacacctaaaaagaataaaaataatgtAAGGTTCTCAAAATACAAGAGTTCCCAATCGTGGCAGGGACAATAATGGGTAAAGCAATATATTTAATCCTTATAAAATTTAGTTGAAACAAATTTAATACATAATATGCATGTCaatgaatcatcaaaataatgATACCTTGAAGACTATAACGAACAAATGAGCGACAAACAACTGAATCCAACTAATCAACTAATTTACTCTTCAAATCTCATTCAGAGGTACCGCCCAAAGATAGAATTTCACCTTAATCACACACAAAGTTGCTAAATGGTCTGTAGTAGAGGTGTCCAGGGGCTCTATGAGTTGACACAACAGCAATTGTTCTCATTCTACCGGCGGTTTCCACAGCAAAAAACTCCATTCAAGGCCAGATGGCTTTGACGTTCCACACGGATCCAACGCACAAAGGGGACCTGAACTACCATTGCCATGAAACAACaatcaaaatataaatttagtGAATCAATACCAAGGGTTTAAGCCATGCACAaagaaaccacacaaaaaaaaatggcaggCAATAACACTATTTAGCTAAATCAATGACAAATTAACAACTGAGAAAAATCATGAAACTATAAACACTTTTTGGAACCCGCATTTACACCGGAACACAAAAATCGCAAAATCCCAGTCGGAGAATGTACCAAACATGTGTGAACCCACCACAAAAGCACATATTAAAGACAGCGGCAAATTATCTAAATAGATGCATCTAAGAAACCAAAGAGCTACAGCAAACCAGAAAACCCTTAACACTAAAACTGAGCAAAGTTGCTCTCAAAATAAACActactccaatttttttgaagatgaaaaCAGCGGAAACTTCAATATCTAACAAATTTCCCAAAAAGAGTTGCAAAATAACACATCGCAACTTCAATATCTAACAATTTCCCCAAAAACAGTTGCAGAACAACACATAGCAAGACAAAACGATGAGAACACGTAGATCTTTTGCACATCAACCCGAAAACCCCAAACAcgcaaaccacaaccaaaaaaatGGGAACATGGTATTTTAGAACACGGCATCGCCTACAGCCAACAAGGGAAGAAATGGTCTTCCAACTGGAACTAAATTATCTACACTTCTACAAGAACGATCTGGAAGCATGCAACGGCTCAGAGTGGGCAAATCTCCAAAACGGGTAAACAAAATCGATAAATACAAACATGGGCAGATAGAATGATAGAAACACTTACCTCTTTCGTGATCAAACAACGATGTGCAAAACAACGGGGATCCAGATCTTTGTCAAGCTTTCGCAAACCTATCCTTcatcgagagagagaacaacGCACATGAAACCCTAGCCCTTTTTTTCTTGCGAAGAAGAATGCCTTGAGCACACCCCAAAGAAGAATCCAGATGCCTGGTAACTATGGGCGGCGAGAGAGAGACAGGGGTATATGTGCGTTTGTGttgtgagagacagagagagtgaaGAGGCAGTCAGCTCTGGACGGCAAGCGGCAACGCTGTTGAAGGCTAGAACCCACAAAATCGCCtcaaaacttctctctctctctaaccagaagacgaagagaagaaaaagggaGGGGGAGACGTGGCTTGATGCCGTCCACTTTTTTTACATAGGCTGAAAAAGACCGAATTACCCATGTGGCTACGCTTGCACTATTTGCAATTCTTGCGAAGAAGAATGCCTTGAGCACACCCCAAAGAAGAATCCAGATGCCTGGTAACTATGGGCGGCGAGAGAGAGACAGGGGTATATGTGCGTTTGTGttgtgagagacagagagagtgaaGAGGCAGTCAGCTCTGGACGGCAAGCGGCAACGCTGTTGAAGGCTAGAACCCACAAAATCGCCtcaaaacttctctctctctctaaccagaagacgaagagaagaaaaagggaGGGGGAGACGTGGCTTGATGCCGTCCGTTTTTTTTACATAGGCTGAAAAAGACCGAATTACCCATGTGGCTACGCTTGCACTATTTGCAATTGAGGGGCAAATTCGTCCCAAATTAGAAATTGACCTCCGAAAAACTCCTTCCTTTTATATAGGAGGAGGAAATAGGTACCGAAGATCTATATTCATCTCAAGATAATCGTGTTACATTGAGATCTAACATAAGTTTTGCATGATTAATATTCTCAACAAACTCGGAGAGACTAATAAACATTTTTAATCATCAAAGTGGGTTCGAAAATGGCATCCTCCATAAAATTATCGTCAAAACTAGGCTAATTTATCTTTTGAAGGTGCTTTTTGCTAAGGATACTGtaccattttaaaatttattttttccccggctgtatgaaattgatttttgagaGGTTTATAAACACAAAACACCCCAGACAAGAATGGGGATGCTGTCAAGCAGGTGCTGAGCGGCTGATTTGAtcattcatctcggcaatcgacaACTCAGATTTGGTCGAGCAATGGACGGTTAAGATCTGTATGCGTTCAAATTTAATCCGAACCATCTGTGTCAAGACCGAATCATCTGTACCGAGATGAACGGCTAGATGCCGCTCAGCGCCCGCTAGACAGGGGGTGCTTGGCATGTCCAGACATGTCCTAATATTCTGACCTTAAAATCAACAAGAGAATTGAGAACCACCGGCTCTAATAAGCATACATATAGATAAGAGCGTGACACGTGGCAAGAAACCATTGGACCGACATGTCTTTGTGATAGGATGATGATCCCCACAGTCAGCTTTCTCATAACCGTTACTTCCATGCCACACATGCATAATTAACAAAGTACactatagaaaagaaaagaaaagaaaagttgagGGAGTTTTCGGTTAAGTGTAGAAGAATGGCATCAGTCTCCGTGACAGCCTCATTCCTCGGTGGAGCCACCCGTCCGGGCGGGTCTCcggccaccaccgccaccgccactcACCGGAGGTCGCTTGTTATCATCAGAAGTTGTATGCCCAAAAGTGTTGGAGGAGAAGGGAAGATAAGCCAAGAAATTAGCAAGAATGATCAGAGCAGCAGCAGCGGAAGGCGAGACTTGGTTTTTGCCGCAG contains the following coding sequences:
- the LOC131317855 gene encoding photosystem II 5 kDa protein, chloroplastic-like — its product is MASVSVTASFLGGATRPGGSPATTATATHRRSLVIIRSCMPKSVGGEGKISQEISKNDQSSSSGRRDLVFAAAAAAVCSGAGFAAAEEPKRGTPVARKIYAPVCVTMPTARICHK